From Nicotiana tabacum cultivar K326 chromosome 20, ASM71507v2, whole genome shotgun sequence, one genomic window encodes:
- the LOC107807935 gene encoding amidase 1: protein METCEYGALIEKFTLQPICSSSEQVPLNGLTFAVKDIFDVEGHITGFGNPDWAKTHSAATSTATTVLTLLKAGATCIGKTVMDEMAYSINGENVHYGTPLNPVSPDRVPGGSSSGSAVAVGAKLVDFSLGTDTGGSVRVPASYCGIYGIRPSHGVVSTAGVTPMAQSFDTVGWFARDPLILKQVGRVLLQSPQVNSVHPTNIIIAEDCFKLLDSKSNQLIEVLVNSVEKLYGSHMIKYVSVGDYIEGNVPSLKKFMTLGTGNDESYIPSLLALSAAMRLLQRYEFKENHGEWVSTVKPSLGPGIAERVWEALKATDENIDVCHSVKAELRAALTALLGDSGILAIPTVPGPPPKLRSETSALEGFRVKAFSLLSIAGVSGFCQVSIPLGMQDNLPISVSLLVKHGSDWLLLDAVEAIHKVLKGQI, encoded by the exons ATGGAGACATGTGAATATGGAGCTCTCATTGAGAAATTCACACTGCAACCAATTTGCTCTTCTTCAGAGCAAGTCCCCTTGAATGGCTTAACCTTTGCCGTGAAAGACAT ATTTGATGTGGAAGGACATATCACTGGTTTTGGAAATCCAGACTGGGCCAAGACCCATTCTGCGGCAACATCTACTGCAACAACTGTGCTCACTCTTTTGAAGGCTGGTGCTACTTGTATTGGTAAAACTGTCATGGATGAAATGGCTTACAG CATAAATGGTGAAAATGTTCATTATGGCACGCCTTTGAATCCTGTTTCACCAGATCGGGTACCTGGAGGGTCTTCAAGTGGATCTGCAGTTGCAGTCGGTGCAAAGCTTGTAGATTTCTCCTTAG GGACTGACACTGGAGGAAGTGTTAGAGTTCCTGCATCATATTGTGGAATTTATGGTATTCGACCTTCTCATGGAGTTGTTTCAACTGCCGGAGTCACACCTATGGCACAAAGCTTTGATACAGTGG GGTGGTTTGCAAGGGATCCTCTGATCTTAAAGCAAGTTGGAAGAGTCCTACTTCAATCTCCCCAAGTGAATTCCGTGCATCCAACTAACATTATCATTGCAGAAGACTGTTTTAAGCTCCTGGATTCCAAGAGTAACCAATTGATTGAAGTACTTGTTAACTCAGTGGAGAAGCTATATGGAA GTCATATGATTAAATACGTGAGTGTAGGGGATTATATTGAGGGAAATGTTCCAAGTTTGAAGAAATTCATGACGCTTGGAACTGGCAATGATGAATCTTACATTCCATCCTTGCTAGCTCTCTCAGCTGCCATGCGGTTGCTTCAAAG GTATGAATTCAAGGAGAATCATGGAGAATGGGTTAGTACAGTCAAACCTAGTTTAGGTCCGGGAATAGCAGAACGCGTATGGGAAGCGCTGAAGGCCACAGATGAAAATATTGATGTGTGCCACTCTGTGAAGGCTGAGCTTCGAGCAGCTCTCACTGCTCTCCTTGGG GATTCTGGTATACTTGCAATCCCAACTGTTCCTGGACCTCCACCAAAACTAAGAAGCGAGACAAGTGCATTGGAAGGATTTCGTGTTAAGGCTTTTAGTCTGTTATCAATTGCTGGAGTATCTGGATTTTGCCAG GTCAGCATACCTCTGGGGATGCAAGACAATCTTCCTATATCAGTTTCTTTACTGGTAAAACATGGTTCAGACTGGTTGCTGCTTGATGCTGTTGAAGCTATTCACAAAGTTCTCAAGGGGCAAATCTGA